From the candidate division WOR-3 bacterium genome, one window contains:
- a CDS encoding YifB family Mg chelatase-like AAA ATPase, which yields MLATVLSSAVFGVDGYLVTVETDIAHGLPVFNIVGLPDAAVKESQHRVQAAIKNSGIAFPNRRITVNLAPADIKKEGPGFDLPIALGIIAASGGISPGALSGYVILGELSLDGSLRPVKGVVAMAVAARAGNIRGMIVPEPNALEAALVPELPVFGVNSLVQTINFLKGVEKIEPAHTDARRLFEEASVFTVDFGEVHGHAHAKRALEIAAAGAHNVLMLGPPGSGKTMLARRLPTILPTFTLEEALETTKVHSVTGTLTPGVPIVAVRPFRSPHHNISESGMIGGGTIPRPGEVSLAHNGVLFLDELPEFRRDVLESLRQPLEDGEVTIGRARSTLTFPARFMLVCAMNPCPCGFFNDPRHTCTCTPQKIRRYRSRISGPLLDRIDIHIEVPALKYVDVATKKQGETSSQIRERVMRARKIQLERFQGINLRRQIFANAQMTPALIRRFCLTTPQGEELLRTAIDRLGLSTRAYHRVLKVGRTIADLEGSEVIQPHHISEAVQYRSFDRAVW from the coding sequence ATGCTTGCTACCGTCTTATCAAGCGCTGTCTTCGGGGTTGATGGCTATCTGGTGACCGTTGAGACTGATATTGCCCATGGCCTCCCAGTTTTTAATATAGTTGGACTTCCTGACGCTGCTGTCAAGGAATCCCAGCATCGGGTACAGGCAGCAATAAAAAACTCTGGGATCGCCTTTCCCAATCGCCGCATTACAGTTAACCTTGCGCCTGCTGATATCAAAAAGGAGGGACCGGGATTTGACCTCCCAATTGCGCTGGGGATAATCGCGGCATCGGGAGGAATCTCCCCTGGTGCACTTTCGGGATATGTTATCCTCGGTGAACTTTCCCTTGATGGTTCCCTCCGGCCGGTAAAAGGGGTAGTGGCGATGGCGGTTGCTGCTCGTGCTGGGAATATAAGAGGAATGATTGTTCCTGAACCCAATGCCCTTGAGGCAGCACTCGTGCCAGAATTACCTGTGTTTGGAGTAAATTCCCTTGTCCAGACAATAAATTTTCTTAAGGGGGTCGAAAAAATTGAGCCTGCGCACACCGATGCCCGAAGGCTGTTTGAAGAGGCAAGCGTTTTTACCGTTGATTTTGGCGAGGTGCACGGTCATGCCCATGCTAAGCGTGCGCTGGAGATTGCCGCTGCTGGCGCTCACAATGTCCTGATGTTAGGGCCGCCTGGCAGTGGTAAAACAATGCTCGCTCGGCGGCTCCCCACAATTTTACCCACTTTTACCCTTGAGGAGGCATTGGAGACAACTAAAGTCCACTCAGTTACGGGTACCCTTACCCCGGGGGTCCCAATTGTGGCTGTCCGCCCGTTTCGTTCCCCGCATCACAACATATCTGAATCAGGTATGATTGGAGGGGGAACAATCCCCCGTCCTGGGGAGGTATCCCTTGCCCATAATGGCGTCTTGTTTCTTGATGAGCTGCCTGAGTTCCGCCGGGATGTCCTTGAATCGCTCCGTCAGCCGCTTGAGGATGGAGAGGTGACGATTGGACGTGCCCGTTCCACTTTGACTTTCCCGGCACGTTTTATGCTTGTGTGCGCGATGAACCCATGTCCCTGCGGATTCTTTAATGACCCCAGACACACCTGCACCTGCACACCCCAGAAAATCCGACGGTATCGCAGTCGCATCTCAGGACCGTTACTTGACCGGATTGATATCCATATTGAGGTACCGGCACTGAAATATGTCGATGTTGCCACTAAAAAACAGGGAGAGACATCAAGCCAAATCAGGGAACGGGTGATGCGGGCACGTAAAATCCAACTTGAACGTTTTCAAGGAATAAATCTTCGGCGCCAGATTTTTGCCAACGCTCAGATGACACCGGCGCTTATCCGGCGGTTCTGCTTAACCACCCCTCAAGGCGAAGAACTCCTGCGTACCGCAATTGACCGGCTCGGACTTTCCACCCGTGCCTATCATCGGGTCTTAAAGGTGGGGAGGACTATTGCAGACCTTGAAGGTTCGGAGGTAATTCAACCTCACCATATCAGCGAGGCGGTTCAGTACCGCAGTTTTGACCGGGCAGTATGGTAA
- a CDS encoding tetratricopeptide repeat protein — translation MPSVNFVVLPLLFTSWHSPVEKKEAIYQARDLCYHQDYSAALSRVKEICATDPQDPAGLFWYAALLQMLIYDSGNTGLIESFYLTSDSVIQLCRRRLKNNPSDAEAHLYWGLTQLNRANLLSWQGKKFAAFMTLLKVTPHLNRALKFDARLTDALFGIGVIEYFKATADRYCFGLGLIGSRERAYKLLQKARRQDGMLQPMAEFMLGFMCKEEGQFEEAIKYCNRLLERYPNNRAALRLLRDIYLDMGNYERVIILARELESDITRVFPNNRYGIAENWLKMAYAWAGLGRTDSTRFFAQCILNWADQADSVPWLVSYVRAAKWLKAKAAR, via the coding sequence TTGCCGAGCGTTAATTTCGTAGTATTGCCATTACTTTTTACTTCTTGGCACTCACCGGTGGAGAAAAAGGAGGCGATTTATCAGGCGCGGGATTTGTGTTACCATCAAGACTATTCGGCAGCATTAAGCCGGGTGAAGGAAATTTGTGCAACCGACCCTCAAGACCCTGCCGGTCTGTTCTGGTATGCCGCTCTTTTGCAGATGCTGATTTATGATTCGGGTAATACTGGCTTGATTGAGTCATTTTATCTCACAAGCGATTCGGTGATTCAACTTTGTCGGCGCCGGCTAAAGAACAACCCGAGCGATGCTGAGGCGCATCTTTACTGGGGACTTACCCAACTTAACCGCGCCAATCTTTTAAGCTGGCAGGGAAAGAAGTTTGCTGCCTTTATGACCCTCCTTAAAGTAACTCCCCATCTTAATCGGGCCCTTAAATTCGACGCCAGGCTGACCGATGCCCTGTTCGGTATCGGGGTAATTGAGTATTTTAAGGCAACCGCTGACCGTTACTGTTTCGGTCTCGGACTCATCGGTTCAAGGGAGCGGGCATATAAGCTCTTACAGAAGGCAAGACGCCAAGATGGGATGCTGCAACCGATGGCGGAATTTATGCTCGGTTTTATGTGCAAGGAGGAAGGGCAGTTTGAAGAGGCGATAAAATACTGCAACCGACTACTTGAAAGGTATCCTAACAACCGTGCTGCCTTAAGGCTTTTGCGCGACATCTATCTTGATATGGGTAATTATGAACGGGTGATAATATTGGCGAGGGAGCTTGAGAGCGATATCACCCGGGTATTTCCCAACAACCGTTATGGGATTGCCGAGAATTGGCTGAAGATGGCTTATGCCTGGGCTGGCTTAGGTAGAACAGACAGCACCCGGTTTTTCGCTCAATGCATCCTCAACTGGGCAGACCAAGCTGATTCGGTTCCCTGGCTTGTTAGTTATGTACGCGCTGCCAAGTGGTTAAAGGCAAAAGCGGCACGCTGA
- a CDS encoding KH domain-containing protein, whose product MKELIEYIAKALVDHPDKVEVKEIAGEKTLIYELRVGQGDLGKVIGKEGRTAKSIRAIISAAAMKHGKRAQLEILE is encoded by the coding sequence ATGAAAGAACTGATAGAATACATCGCGAAAGCGCTCGTTGACCATCCTGATAAGGTCGAGGTCAAAGAGATCGCAGGTGAGAAGACGCTGATATATGAACTGCGTGTAGGTCAGGGAGACCTCGGTAAGGTCATCGGCAAAGAGGGGCGAACCGCAAAATCCATCCGTGCGATTATCTCCGCAGCAGCAATGAAGCACGGAAAACGGGCGCAGCTCGAAATCCTCGAGTAG
- a CDS encoding ribonuclease HII translates to MKNLDRHLWRNNTLICGVDEVGRGAIAGPVVAAAVVLPLNSSLTGVQDSKKLSPKQRALLEPAIKKEALGWAIAAAGHHFIENYNIAFATFWVMRLAVEKLVRALEENVKGKDILVLADGWQIPDLNLPCQGIIKGDSKSLSIACASIIAKVFRDKLMTKMEHRFPGYGFARNKGYGTKEHICALKKLGPSPIHRKTFEPVKSLFIYL, encoded by the coding sequence GTGAAGAATCTGGACCGCCATCTATGGAGAAATAATACCCTCATCTGCGGTGTTGATGAAGTGGGGAGGGGTGCAATTGCTGGACCGGTCGTCGCTGCAGCAGTAGTTCTCCCCCTAAACTCCTCTCTTACCGGGGTTCAGGATTCTAAAAAATTGAGCCCAAAACAGCGCGCTCTTTTAGAGCCAGCAATCAAAAAAGAGGCATTGGGTTGGGCCATAGCTGCTGCTGGGCATCACTTTATTGAAAATTACAACATTGCCTTCGCCACATTCTGGGTAATGCGTTTGGCGGTAGAGAAATTGGTGCGGGCATTAGAAGAGAATGTGAAGGGTAAAGACATTTTGGTCCTTGCCGACGGATGGCAAATTCCGGATTTGAATTTACCTTGTCAGGGGATCATTAAGGGCGACTCCAAAAGCCTTTCCATCGCTTGTGCATCAATCATTGCCAAGGTCTTCCGGGATAAATTGATGACAAAAATGGAGCACCGTTTCCCAGGGTATGGTTTTGCCCGGAATAAAGGTTACGGCACCAAAGAGCATATTTGCGCTCTGAAGAAACTGGGCCCTTCGCCAATCCATCGTAAAACATTTGAGCCGGTTAAATCCCTTTTTATCTATCTATAA
- a CDS encoding RidA family protein — protein sequence MREAIYTDNAAKPVGPYSQAVVFGNLVWTSGQIGIDPVTGELVKGGIEAETEQVMKNLGAVLRAAGSGFDRVIKSLIFITDMKDFACVNAIYARYFQEPFPARSTVQVAALPKGAQVEIEVVAER from the coding sequence ATGCGAGAGGCAATTTATACTGATAATGCTGCCAAGCCAGTTGGACCTTACAGTCAGGCGGTTGTTTTTGGTAATCTCGTCTGGACATCAGGGCAGATTGGCATTGACCCGGTAACCGGCGAACTTGTTAAGGGCGGCATTGAGGCAGAAACAGAGCAGGTGATGAAGAATCTCGGTGCGGTGCTGAGAGCAGCAGGGAGCGGGTTTGACCGGGTTATTAAGAGTTTAATCTTCATCACCGATATGAAGGATTTTGCCTGTGTCAATGCGATTTATGCCCGCTATTTTCAAGAGCCCTTTCCCGCCCGTTCAACTGTTCAAGTTGCGGCTTTACCCAAAGGGGCTCAGGTAGAGATTGAAGTTGTTGCCGAGCGTTAA
- the trmD gene encoding tRNA (guanosine(37)-N1)-methyltransferase TrmD, with the protein MRIHIISIFPEFFNGPFNCGPTRIAREKGLLEIGVVNPREFTTDAYRTVDDYPFGGGPGMVMKPEPIFLAVESVKDKNSRVILLSPQGDRFNQKMAHRFSQEPHLIFICGRYKGVDERVRTRLIDEEVSIGDYILAGGEAAAVVIVEAIARLLPGCVGDEDSVATDSFASGMLEGPLYTRPQEFRGERVPEILISGNHAAVARWRREQALLRTAQRRPDLLKALPLTEAEKEFIRKELGKEKTDGGKKEKQPSGG; encoded by the coding sequence GTGCGTATTCATATTATCTCCATATTCCCGGAGTTCTTTAACGGTCCATTTAACTGCGGACCAACAAGAATCGCCCGGGAAAAGGGGCTCTTAGAAATTGGCGTGGTTAACCCCAGGGAGTTCACTACCGACGCTTATCGCACTGTTGACGACTACCCTTTTGGAGGGGGTCCGGGAATGGTGATGAAGCCGGAACCGATATTCTTAGCAGTGGAAAGCGTCAAGGATAAGAACTCCAGGGTAATCCTGCTTTCGCCCCAGGGAGATAGGTTTAACCAAAAGATGGCGCACAGGTTTTCACAAGAACCCCATCTGATATTCATCTGTGGCCGTTATAAAGGGGTGGACGAACGGGTTCGCACCCGGCTGATTGACGAAGAGGTGTCAATCGGCGATTACATCCTCGCGGGCGGGGAAGCCGCGGCGGTGGTGATTGTTGAAGCCATCGCCCGGCTTCTCCCCGGCTGCGTCGGCGATGAGGATTCGGTCGCTACCGACTCATTTGCGAGTGGGATGTTAGAGGGACCGCTTTACACCCGACCCCAGGAGTTCCGAGGCGAGCGGGTGCCTGAAATTCTCATCTCTGGAAATCATGCGGCAGTTGCCCGGTGGCGCCGTGAGCAGGCACTTTTGCGAACCGCCCAGCGCCGACCAGATCTTTTAAAAGCACTGCCTTTGACCGAAGCCGAAAAGGAGTTTATCCGTAAGGAGTTGGGAAAGGAGAAAACCGATGGCGGGAAAAAAGAAAAACAACCATCCGGAGGTTAA
- a CDS encoding hydrogenase 3 maturation endopeptidase HyCI, translating to MGKILIVGVGNRLRCDDGVGSHIVDLLKERVKDVEVIDAGTVPENYLESIIQKRPQRVLIVDACLFDGKPGEFRLFEPETFENLRLSNFSTHTLPLNLIAQLIITKTNAKVYLLGIQPAQRGFGEKLSPVLSATLPKILNYIEEWILAPI from the coding sequence ATGGGTAAGATACTCATTGTTGGGGTTGGTAACCGGCTCCGTTGTGATGATGGGGTTGGGTCCCATATTGTTGATTTGCTTAAGGAGCGTGTTAAAGATGTTGAGGTGATTGATGCTGGCACGGTTCCAGAAAATTACCTTGAGTCCATCATCCAAAAAAGACCCCAGCGGGTGCTCATCGTTGACGCCTGCCTTTTTGATGGTAAGCCGGGTGAGTTTCGGCTTTTTGAACCCGAAACTTTTGAAAATCTCCGTCTCTCCAATTTCTCTACCCATACCCTACCATTAAATCTTATCGCTCAACTCATTATTACAAAAACAAACGCCAAGGTCTATCTTTTAGGTATCCAGCCTGCTCAGCGTGGTTTTGGTGAAAAACTTTCCCCGGTTCTTAGTGCCACCTTGCCCAAGATCCTCAATTACATCGAGGAGTGGATCTTAGCACCAATTTAG
- a CDS encoding nucleotide sugar dehydrogenase: MKQLAEKIKKQKAKVGIIGIGYVGLPLALEIARAGFETIGVDVDKDKVAAVNEGRSFIGDVDSKELWEVVRSGKLKATGDYRVCRNCDVINICVPTPFTASKEPDVSYIINAGEEIGRYLHKGQLIVLRSTTYPETTEKVLLPILEKSGFKVGRDFFLAFAPERIDPGNKQWDIRRTPVVVGGVTKRCTELCSLFYSRFVDSVVPVSSPRVAEMSKLLENIFRSVNIALVNELARMCERMGNIDIWEVIKAASTKPFGFMPFYPGPGIGGHCILIDPYYLAWKAREYDFHSNFIELAAETNEAMPFYVVDRLMEILGVHGIAAKKAEVLIIGAAFKRDVDDTRHSPAIKVMELVIGKVKGVGYVDPYVPEIVIRGKKFKSCTLTEKVLHHADCVLILTDHSCFDYDLILRESRLILDTRNAIKRRDVKKVYTLGFRRCQEV; this comes from the coding sequence ATGAAACAATTGGCCGAAAAAATCAAAAAACAGAAGGCAAAGGTAGGGATTATCGGTATCGGCTATGTAGGACTCCCCCTCGCTTTAGAAATCGCACGGGCAGGTTTTGAGACGATAGGCGTTGATGTTGACAAAGATAAGGTGGCCGCAGTTAATGAAGGAAGGAGTTTTATCGGTGATGTTGATTCGAAGGAACTTTGGGAGGTGGTGAGGTCAGGGAAGTTGAAGGCTACTGGCGATTATCGGGTTTGCAGAAATTGCGATGTTATCAACATCTGTGTGCCCACCCCTTTTACCGCATCTAAGGAGCCGGATGTGTCTTATATAATCAACGCGGGCGAAGAAATAGGAAGGTATCTACATAAAGGCCAGCTAATCGTGCTCCGCAGCACCACCTATCCCGAGACAACTGAAAAGGTGCTTTTACCGATCCTTGAGAAAAGCGGCTTCAAGGTAGGAAGGGACTTCTTCTTGGCGTTTGCACCAGAACGAATTGACCCTGGAAATAAACAGTGGGATATCCGTAGGACCCCAGTAGTTGTGGGTGGGGTTACCAAGCGGTGCACAGAGTTGTGCTCGCTTTTCTATTCCCGGTTTGTCGATAGTGTCGTGCCGGTATCTTCCCCAAGGGTTGCGGAGATGTCAAAGTTGCTGGAGAATATCTTCCGGAGTGTGAATATCGCCTTGGTGAATGAACTTGCCCGGATGTGCGAACGAATGGGTAATATTGACATCTGGGAGGTTATCAAGGCAGCAAGCACCAAGCCATTTGGTTTTATGCCCTTTTACCCCGGACCAGGGATTGGGGGGCATTGTATCCTTATTGATCCCTATTATCTTGCCTGGAAGGCACGGGAGTATGATTTCCACTCCAATTTTATTGAACTGGCAGCAGAGACGAACGAAGCAATGCCCTTTTATGTTGTTGACCGACTGATGGAAATCTTGGGGGTCCACGGGATTGCCGCAAAAAAGGCAGAGGTCTTGATCATCGGTGCCGCTTTTAAGCGAGATGTAGATGACACCAGGCATTCACCAGCAATTAAGGTGATGGAGTTGGTTATTGGCAAAGTAAAAGGGGTTGGCTATGTTGACCCTTATGTGCCGGAAATCGTAATCAGGGGGAAGAAATTTAAATCCTGCACCTTGACCGAAAAGGTTCTGCACCACGCCGATTGCGTCCTCATCCTTACCGACCACTCCTGTTTTGATTATGACCTCATCCTGAGGGAGAGCCGGCTGATTCTTGATACTAGGAATGCCATCAAAAGGAGGGACGTGAAGAAGGTTTATACCTTAGGATTCAGACGTTGCCAGGAAGTGTAG
- the rplS gene encoding 50S ribosomal protein L19, with amino-acid sequence MAGKKKNNHPEVKEQGSTPTVPEPGDLVDVHLRITEGDKERIQIFRGTVIAVRGKGAGKTFTVRRVSRGIGIERIFPVNAPVIARIDIRHKSKVRRAKLYYLRTKTGREAALKERKSGEESGPPSMEK; translated from the coding sequence ATGGCGGGAAAAAAGAAAAACAACCATCCGGAGGTTAAGGAGCAAGGCTCAACCCCCACTGTTCCCGAACCAGGGGACCTGGTTGATGTTCATCTTCGCATCACGGAGGGTGATAAAGAACGTATTCAAATATTTCGTGGAACGGTAATTGCGGTTCGGGGGAAGGGCGCAGGCAAGACCTTTACCGTCCGCCGGGTAAGCAGGGGTATCGGTATCGAACGCATCTTCCCGGTGAACGCACCGGTAATTGCCCGGATAGATATCAGGCATAAAAGCAAGGTCCGCCGGGCTAAGTTGTATTATTTGCGGACAAAAACCGGACGCGAAGCAGCGCTTAAAGAACGTAAAAGCGGTGAAGAATCTGGACCGCCATCTATGGAGAAATAA
- a CDS encoding YraN family protein — translation MRRVELGKKGETLARRYLVSKGYTIIDTNYRSKYGEIDIICEDGETVVFVEVKSRTSEVFGKPAESVNWQKQKRLHRLAEDYLIGHKLEFRPVRFDVLSLLFLPDNVEIEHIQGAF, via the coding sequence ATGCGCCGAGTGGAACTGGGAAAAAAGGGCGAAACGCTCGCACGGCGCTATCTTGTCTCAAAGGGCTACACAATCATTGATACCAACTATCGCTCGAAGTATGGGGAAATTGACATCATCTGTGAGGACGGCGAGACAGTTGTTTTTGTTGAGGTGAAAAGCCGCACTTCTGAGGTTTTCGGCAAGCCAGCAGAGTCGGTGAACTGGCAGAAGCAAAAGCGCTTGCACCGGCTCGCCGAGGATTACCTCATCGGTCACAAACTTGAGTTCAGACCGGTGCGATTTGATGTCCTCAGCCTACTCTTTCTGCCAGATAATGTAGAAATTGAACACATCCAAGGAGCCTTTTGA